Genomic window (Propionibacteriaceae bacterium ZF39):
AACTGCAGTGACCTGGAAGGGTCCACGACCGATATGCAGATCATCCGCGTCGACACGCTCGACGATGCGATCAACGGCCTGCGCCACATCGACGACCCGGCTACCGCCGGGCAGGTGCCACGTTGTTGACCACCCAACGCACGCGCTGGGGCGTACGCCCGGCGAAAGCCCCCAGGCGGTACGCCGCCGCGACCCGAGGACTCCATGGCCCCAACGAATGACGCTCTGATCGCAGCGCTGATCGAGCTGGAACACCACGTCGGTCAGGCGGGCTGGGATCAGCCGGCACGCCTGTTCGCCCTGGTGCGCAACGACGAACTCATCGAAGCCGAGCCCGAACTCGCGGCCCACCTCGGTCTGCGCAGCAGCGCCGACGGGTTCCCGGAAGGGGCACTCAGCTCCATCGAGCAGGAGGACTTCCGCAGCGTCGGGGCCGCCGAAGAGGGTCGGACGGCCTCCGAGTCCGGACTGCCCGAGGTTCTGGCGCGGATCATGTGGCCGGATGCTGTGACGGGCTGCGCCATCGCGTTGGAGCGGAGCTTCCTGCCCGCGCGTTTCGAAGCCGATCTCCCCGAGGACCCCGACGAGGCCGAGGAGGTCGTGGCGACCCATCCCGAGCGACAGGACCTCCGTCTCGTGGTCGGGGTGCTGCGCGACGGCTCGACGCATGCCCTCGCCCGGCTCGTGAGCAATCCCGACGATCTCCTGGGCGGGCCCGAACTCGCACCGGGGGTGGTGTCTGCCCTCGCAGCTACTCTTGACAACGACCAGCCCGGCCATCGCCTACGCCATGATTCAAGGAGGACGACGTGAGCGCGACGACCAGGATTCCCTCCGAGTCCCAGCCCCGACGTCGCAGCGCCCTGCTCCCGACCCTCGTGGTCGTGTCGGGCATCGTGCTGCTCTTCATTCTTTTCACCAATATCTGGACCGACCGGCTGTGGTTCGTCGCCCTGGATTACGAACGCGTGTTCACCGTCCAGTTCCTGACGCGCGTCGTGCTGTTCCTCGTGGTCGGTCTGGTGATGGCCCTGGGGATCGTGGGCAACACGGCGCTGGCCTATCGCCTGCGTCCGCCCACGCGACCCGGCCCCCTGGCGAGCGAGCTGCTGGAGCGCTATCGCGACGCCCTCGAGTCCCGATTCGTGCAGATCATGATCGGGCTGGGCGTCGTCGTCGCCCTCTTCGCCGGCGTGTCCGGTGCGAGTCAGGTGCAGACCTATCTGGCGTGGGTGAATCGGACGCCGTTCGGCGTCGCCGATCCGCGGTTCGGCTTCGACGTCGCGTTCTATGTCTTCGAGCTGCCCTGGTGGCGCTGGATCGTTGCCATGCTCACGGCGCTGCTGGTCTTCTCGACCCTGGCCGCGGGGATCGTTCACTATGTGATGGGCGCGCTCCGGGTGGCGAAGGGGGAGCGGCGGCAGACCTCGCGTGCCGCGCAGGCCCACCTGTCCATCCTGATCGGTCTGACGGTGCTCATGTTCGCCGTGAGCGCCTGGCTGGATCGATATGCCTATCAGACGACCACCAATCAGCTGCTGACCGGTCTGAGCTACACCGATGATCACGCCCGGGTGACCGCATCGCTCGTGGTCGCGATCATCACGGCCATCTGCGCCCTGCTGTTCATTTCCAACATCTTCATTCGGCGCTGGATGATCCCGGTGGCGGCGCTGGTGTTGGCCGTCGTGTCCAGCGTGCTGCTGACCATGATCTATCCGGCCGGTGTCCAGGCCATCGAGGTCAACCCCAATGAGCCCGACAAGGAACGGCCCTATATCGAGAGCCACATCGCGGCCACGCGCGCTGCCTATGGGATCGACGACGTCGAGATCACGAACTATTCCGCGGAGCAGCGGGCCACTGCCGGCCAGCTCCGGGCCGATGCCCAGGCGCTGCCGGGCATTCGCCTGATCGACCCCGCCGTCGTGGCGCCCACGTTCGATCAGCTGCAGCAGGTGCGTGGCTTCTATTCGTTCCCGTCGGTGCTCGATGTCGACCGTTATGTCGTCGAGGGCCAGGAAACGGACGCGGTCGT
Coding sequences:
- a CDS encoding PPA1309 family protein encodes the protein MAPTNDALIAALIELEHHVGQAGWDQPARLFALVRNDELIEAEPELAAHLGLRSSADGFPEGALSSIEQEDFRSVGAAEEGRTASESGLPEVLARIMWPDAVTGCAIALERSFLPARFEADLPEDPDEAEEVVATHPERQDLRLVVGVLRDGSTHALARLVSNPDDLLGGPELAPGVVSALAATLDNDQPGHRLRHDSRRTT